A part of Acidobacteriota bacterium genomic DNA contains:
- a CDS encoding beta-lactamase family protein: protein MPTAVRLVMLCWHGTIPAGNSRWPRIRGRTRSRSTADCKQGSSGLPGAKRGDAMRTTVARWWFVWSFVAVATAGMVSGCGFQAAPIAVEEDAVRDLAAVSPGEVGVSGERLDRLAAGMQGMVDDGRLAGVVTLMARGGKLVHAHVAGVQDLENGAPMERDSIFRIYSMTKPITGVALMMLYEEGKWRLNDPVSRYIPGFADLQVHDGDNADGSPRLVDAERPMTMAELMSHSGGLAYGLGTANHVDRLYREERVLNADAPLQTMIDKLSDLPLLAQPGTRWYYSIGVDVQGYLVEQLAGQPFAEFLQERIFDPLDMVDTAFYVPEEKLSRVAVIYGDGDDGGLAPVDMGPTRTSMPAGPSGGGGLWGTAGDYLRFTQMLLNGGELDGVRLLAPRTVELMRTNFLSPEALPTMRPGQGFGLDFATVHDPAAAGEPYGAGSYYWGGAAGTWFWIDPKTDLTFVGMIQHRGAAVGRVQGISRNLAYQAIIH, encoded by the coding sequence ATGCCGACAGCGGTACGGCTAGTCATGCTGTGTTGGCATGGTACTATACCTGCCGGGAACAGCCGTTGGCCTCGGATCCGCGGCCGAACGAGGTCGCGCAGCACGGCGGATTGCAAGCAGGGGAGCTCCGGTCTTCCCGGAGCGAAACGGGGTGACGCGATGCGGACAACAGTCGCGCGTTGGTGGTTCGTGTGGTCGTTCGTTGCGGTTGCGACGGCCGGCATGGTGTCGGGCTGCGGTTTTCAGGCCGCGCCGATCGCGGTCGAGGAAGATGCGGTCCGCGATCTTGCAGCGGTTAGCCCGGGCGAGGTAGGCGTTTCCGGCGAGCGGCTCGACCGGCTTGCGGCGGGGATGCAGGGGATGGTCGATGACGGGCGTCTCGCCGGCGTGGTGACGCTGATGGCGCGCGGCGGCAAGCTCGTCCACGCGCACGTCGCCGGAGTTCAGGATCTGGAGAACGGCGCCCCCATGGAACGCGACTCGATTTTTCGGATCTACTCCATGACCAAGCCGATCACCGGCGTCGCCCTGATGATGCTGTACGAAGAAGGCAAGTGGCGGCTCAACGATCCCGTCTCACGCTACATTCCGGGGTTCGCCGATCTGCAGGTGCACGACGGCGACAACGCCGACGGTTCGCCCCGGCTGGTGGATGCCGAGCGCCCGATGACGATGGCCGAGTTGATGTCGCATTCCGGCGGCCTCGCCTATGGTCTCGGGACCGCGAACCACGTTGACCGGCTGTACCGGGAGGAGCGGGTGCTGAACGCGGACGCGCCGCTCCAGACCATGATCGACAAGCTGTCCGACCTTCCGCTCCTCGCGCAACCGGGCACGCGCTGGTACTACAGCATCGGCGTCGATGTGCAGGGTTATCTGGTCGAGCAACTCGCCGGCCAGCCGTTCGCGGAGTTCCTCCAGGAACGGATCTTCGACCCGCTCGACATGGTCGACACCGCGTTCTATGTGCCCGAGGAGAAGCTCTCACGCGTGGCGGTCATCTACGGTGATGGTGACGATGGAGGTCTCGCGCCTGTCGACATGGGCCCGACGCGGACGTCCATGCCGGCCGGACCGTCGGGTGGCGGCGGGCTCTGGGGAACCGCCGGTGACTACCTGCGCTTTACCCAGATGCTGCTCAACGGGGGCGAGCTGGACGGAGTTCGCCTGCTCGCCCCGCGCACGGTCGAACTGATGCGCACGAATTTCCTCTCGCCCGAGGCGCTGCCGACCATGCGTCCGGGGCAGGGCTTCGGCCTCGACTTCGCGACCGTTCACGATCCCGCCGCGGCGGGCGAGCCGTACGGCGCGGGTTCGTACTACTGGGGCGGTGCGGCGGGCACATGGTTCTGGATCGATCCGAAGACCGACCTGACGTTCGTCGGGATGATCCAGCACCGCGGCGCGGCGGTCGGCCGGGTCCAGGGAATCTCGCGGAATCTGGCCTACCAGGCGATCATCCACTAG